Below is a genomic region from Parus major isolate Abel chromosome 19, Parus_major1.1, whole genome shotgun sequence.
TCCACTGGAGTGTAGGAAAGCTGCTTTTGGTAATGATTGTTTTAGCCTCAGGTTTAGAAATACTTTTCAACAGGCTTAAAgtacaaatatatattaattcatattttgtGTGTTACTTTTCTGTGTAAATGGCTGCCTGGCATGGGTACATATGGTTGGTGTGGGTACACTCAGAATGACTTTTTTGTTACCACTACAAGCaccaaatttttcttttggaggtTCATCTTGCACCTTTAACTCACTTTCCtagtttttttttcactttttgccTTTCCAAAGCACTCTGGAGAACACACTCCTGTAGGATTGTGCTGGTAATTTTTATCCACTGTGGAAGAATGTTCTTGCTGCTATATCCTTTTTGTCtgtctgttaaaaaaagcagacaaacacaaaaccccaagCCAAAAATCAAAAGCTACTAAACTACCTTTAAAGAATTTCTGGAAACCTTGTAAAATGAACAGATGAACATCAGATACTTCCTTTGTGTTTGTGCTGATTGATTTGTTTAGAACACTCCAGGGTAAAAGTGAGGAGTAACTAAATGAAAGGAGGAGGGAGCCTAATTTCTGAAGCTCTCAATAATGTACAGCTTGTACTGAATGATTTGAAAGATGCTTCAGATGGGAGAATAATTGCCTGACCTTTTCTTCCTAGAAATGGTTGAATCAATGAAGAAAGTGGCTGGAATGGATGTGGAGTTGACAGTGGAAGAAAGAAACCTGCTTTCTGTTGCATATAAAAACGTGATTGGAGCCAGGAGAGCTTCCTGGAGAATAATCAGCAGCAttgaacagaaagaagaaaacaaaggtggagaagacaaattaaaaatgatTCGGGAATATCGGCAAATGGTAAGATGGATTTGGCCTTACAGCAAAATGTCATTTAGTTCTGGTTCCCTTGCCATAAACTGCCCTGGTGTTCCAGattgcctgtgctgtgctgaccTGGAATAGAGCGACAGCCTTGTAAGGCTGGAGCTCGTTCCTTATCTGGAGAATAAATCTCCTGGTGAAGGGGAGAGCTGTGGTGTTTCTGTGTAAACACTCTGAAGGGCAGCAGGCTTAGGAGAGGGAGGGCTTTTCCCTCAgtgcaccagcagctctgccaagcaTTTAAACTGCACTGGCGCTTCCTGCTTACCCAGGTGTGAGGCTGCACCTGCTCAGGAGGCCTTATTCCTTCCCCTCCAACCTGACTGACACGAATTAACCCTTTCAGAGAAGGAGTTTGGTTGTTAAGGTTCCACTTCCTTTAAAAGTTTGGATCATACAGTGACACTGTGATACCAGTTCTCTGTCCTAGAGAGTTCAAAACATTAACATTTGAAATGTCCCTGGCGGAGGTTCTTCAGTGCTCTTCTTTGCTCCTTGTCTTTTGTCATTCCATGTTCCTGGGGATGTCATCCCAGCTGTGAAACTTGCATGTGTAGCAACCTCCAGGAccttgctgttttctctctctggagagagaagggaaaaattgaTCCACATAACTTCATGCTGACTTAGTGTGTGCAGCTTTACCTAAAATGGAGAACTTGCAGCAAGCTCTGACTTTCATTGGTAAGGGCTAATGAAGCCTCCAGCTCTTAGTGAGTTGTTGTTCCCCCTGCCCTAAATGATGGTTTAGCACGGAGCAGGCGTGCTCCCGTACTATTTAAATCCCACACATTTCTGCAGAGACTTCATCTCCATTATTTGAGGACAAGTGCCTCCACATGGTTCACATCTCCACTTCCAGAGAAACAGTGGAGTCTGTTATATCACCTGGCACTGATTCATATACCAGCAATGGAAATGATGTTGGCTTGGAAATTTTCTCCCAGGGATGGCTCTGGACTACTTTCTGTTGACTCACAGGGTTTCTGTTGCTCCATGGAATTGTTAAAAGTTGTGAGTTTCTAATTTTATGCTGGCATGCTGATGGGATGAGACTCTGCCAGTTACATGCAGTCCCAACTTTCCTTGATGGGTGTCTACAGTCTCctaaaagaacacagaaaacaagactACAGCTGTGCAGTGATTAAATTTGTTTCACATTGTGTGCTTCCAGATTCTTTTGCACAGTGTTTTGTTGGTGGTTACCCTCTTCTGCCAGAGATCCTCTAATGATGAAAAGACTTCTGGTTTTGAAAGGGCTCTAGAAATAGCCTTTATTCTGCATCTCTCTTTGTAAAGGATGTGTGGATGGGGTGCAAGATGTGTAAGTTTGTAGTGCTTGAGGTGTCTGAAGAGATGGTGAGGCCACATGAAGTCAAGTATCATGCCAATGGTGTTCAGCTGTTAGATCCTGAGAGGGAGCAGCTTTCACAGCTGCATGAGGAGGAGCAGTGCACAGAGCACTGTCACTGGTTCCATACTGGAGATGGGGTGGCTGTGTCTGCCCAGCTCCAGTGGGAGCTCTGCAAGAAGTTCCTGAGCACCATCTGTAGCTGAAAGCCAGATCCTGCTCTGTGTGAATGGCTTTGGCAGGATGGCCTGGGAGCAGGAAAGGGTCTGAGGAGCATGGCAAAGCtttggatgctgctgctcactgtCACTGCTGAACAGTAGCACTCCTCCCCTGTTGTGCTCAGTGCTTCCCTGAAGAAGCATCTTCCAGCAGAATTCTGGTCATTATGATTCCCTTGTCAGCAAATTCTGCCTATTGTAGCATTTTCCAGAATAAGTTCAATGTTGGGAAAACCTTCCTCAGACTTGAAAggctctgaaggaaaaaaaagaccccaaCCAGACAAACCTTCTATCCCAACCCCCAAACCATATCTGGGGGCCAACAAGGCCAAGTTTAAAGCACCAGGGAGTTGAAGCATCTCTGAAAGACACATCTCTCACCTACCACCAGAAGCAGCTGTGACTTTGCTCAGCTGTGGAGTGCTGCTCTGGTAGGAATGGAAAGTTTCTGTAGTAGTTTCTGTGAGAGTAATTATTTGTTGGGCTTGGTGTATGTCAATATTTACTATCAGTGAGCTCATAGCTTACATGTGAAGTTTTTTTGAGCTAGTGGCCAGCATGACTTGGGGCAGAACTTGAGggatggtggtggtgggagGGCAAGGCGTGGCTTTATCTGAAGTGTGCACTGGGGAGTAGTGAGAGATGAAAGACACCAGGCTGTGCTTCTTCCCAAACCACTTCAGCTGAATGGAACCAAACACATCCATAGCCATGAGGGAAAATGCCACATACATGCTTCCTTTGTAGACAGATTGCTCTTCTGGCTCCTGTGGCCATTTGGATGCACTAAAGGCCCTGAATTTCTCATCTGGCTGCACTTCTCATCAGTGCATCTCACACTGAGGCTTGTGCTTTCATCCTTGGGAGGCTGAAGTGGTGTGTGGCTGCACACTGCAGTTCCCTTCCTTGCAGTCAAACCAAATCCATTCCCACACCATGGCACAGGTACcttccccttcctgctctggAGATATGGCACATGGAGTGTGTGTTTCCAGTGCTCTGACTTCCAACCTGGCCTGTATTTTGGGGCAGCTACCAGGCTCTCTTCCATCCCCCTTTCTTAGAAAGTGCTCACTGAGCCACTCTGTCTGGAACGGATCTGTTTTGTATAAGAGCTTTTAGTtttattgtgggttttttgtttgcttgttttactCTTAAATCACCTTGATTTATATTAAATCTTTTTACACTAAGCTTGATCAGGACATTTCCATTGCCCCAGACAGCAGCTGATCTCTGAAAACTGTGACTGATCCTTTaagcaaagctggaaaaggTCTGTCTGAGATGAAATAGAAGTTTGTACATGTATGGTTATTTAACTAAAGAGGATTAGAAACTGATTTAATTCTTTGCAGTTTTGCTGAAGATCTCTCTGCAAAAGAAGTCATTGAAAAAGAGGATCAAGAGGAAAGAAGTTTGCAGGAACTGACTGCTGGCCAAAGGTTTTATAGCTTTTGTAGCCCAAGAATATATGAAGTAGATTCTTCTCAAGTGACCATATTTCATCACCTTTCTTAAGCATATGTCACATAATTAAGTACAATATCTTAGTCTTCCTCTGAATGTCAGGGCATTCTGACATTTGTACATGAAATTTGCTGTTAATTTCTTTAAGGGAACTTCTGCAAATCTCTTACTTCATCCAAGTGTATCAAATGTATGTTTATGTCCagtttataatttattttggacCTGTAATTTTAACACCTTTTGGGTATAACTGCTGTGGTTACAAACCCTGATAGTTTGGGAGCTGTGTGGTGATAAAAGGATTACGTGGCAAGGAAAATGCttaaagaaagaaggaaagcaaatgcTTGGGTGGGAGGATAGGAGGGGATGATGGACTGAGTGGGGCTGCTCCTGTGATCCAAGACTTGCAGTTCCTGATAGTTTCTTTAATGCCTTTGCTTGAAATCTCTCCTTTATATGAAATCAGCTTGAGCCAGAGTTCTCTTCAGCTGTAGCTGTGAAAGTTCCTGTGAAATcatgaaaaagcagcaatggATGGGTGACAGTGTGCATTAAACCAACGACTCCTACTGGAATGACCTGGGAAGCTGAGAGCCAGTCTGGTTTGGGCAATGCTGGTGTCAGAGGAGGGCTTTCAGCTTTTCTGGGTGTGCTCAGTTTCTTGCTTGCAGGTGTGAAACTTCCTGTGGTAAACCCTGACCTCATAGACCTTGCTTTATGTTTGGAGCTGGAAAAAATGAAGCTTCATGTGACTGTTTTCAGTTCAGACTATTCAAATCCagtatctatttttaaataaggctGTATATACTGTATTTTTGGCCACAGATTCACTGTTAGTGTTgatgatttctgcttttttgccGAGTTGCTGCGCTTTGTTTTTCACTTGCTTCTGGAACTTGTTTTCATCTTGTACCTGACCTTTGTTTGTGTGGCACATCTTGATTCTGTTCTGATACTCCATGATTTTTGTCTTAAGGCTCTATTTTTAGAGCTTTGCCTCCAAGGACTCACTAGAAACTGTTGTGAAGGTGCCATTTAACTCTGGAGTGTAATGGAGTTGAGCTGATTTGTGTTAATTACCTTCAGATAGTCCCCATTGCTGTTGATACCTTTAGGGCAGCCTTCCAGGATCAAAAAGGGAGGGAATTTTGTTCACACCTTGCAGTAATGAATTACATCCTGAGACAAACTTAATGCAATGGTCTAGCAAGATGTCTTCCAAGGAATTCATAGTTCCACTGTTCAGTTCCACATTTCATCATCCATCAGTCCCTGCCTCTTGTGTGTGCCAGCTAAATGTGCAGAACTGTTCTGCTTAATGCACCTGTGGAGcagctgaattttatttatttttcttctgtcctaCCCCTCCTTGGAGTTTCATGATGTTACCTGTTTGATATTTGGGTACTTTTGGCTCACCTCGCCCCctcttgtaattttttgttgtattttctttttttttactaggTTGAGACTGAACTGAAGTTAATCTGTTGTGACATTCTGGATGTACTGGACAAACACCTCATTCCAGCAGCTAACACTGGCGAGTCCAAGGTTTTCTATTACAAAATGTAAGTACCTTCTTGAGAGGAAAGACCTGAAATAGAGACAGAAATTAAGTAGCTGTAATGAGAACTTAATatacaaagagaagaaaacaagatttgTCCTGTAGTGATGGTTTAAAattccctcagctcctggtgCAGTGTTGTGTGGACAGTAACAGCAGAATGCTTGGTGTGTGACTGTCTAAACACACTTTAATTTCAACTGTTAATTTAATGGCTGATGAGCAAACAAGAATTATTGACTTGCtactgtttctgttttcaggaaGGGGGACTACCATAGGTATCTGGCTGAGTTTGCCACAGGAAATGACAGGAAGGAGGCTGCAGAGAACAGCTTGGTGGCTTACAAAGCTGCTAGTGATATTGCAATGACAGAACTCCCACCAACACATCCCATCCGTTTAGGACTTGCGCTCAACTTCTCTGTATTCTACTATGAAATTCTTAATTCTCCTGATCGTGCCTGCAGGTAGGTGGTGACTGGCAAAGTGGGAATATGGGAATGTTGTGTGAATACCAGGCAAGCCAGAAGTGTTGgtccttgtttttcctgctttcttcctGCTGATGTTTGCTCTGGTTGATGACAATTCATTGGGAAGATTTTCAGCATCACCATTTTCTTTGGAGTCCAGAGCCACGTGTTTGTGTGTGGGAGTAATGATGAAATAGAACAGTGATAACCCTGAACTGATGAGCTAATGGCAGTTCAGCAGCTTGCCAGGTTAACTCTGTAAACTGCCCAAGGTGTGAGGTGTGATTTAACTTGTCTAACACAAGCTAGAGGGGATGGTGGCACTGATTTCTGTGAGCATGTACAGAGTGGTAGTGATTGAAGCAAATACCATTTCTCTTCTGTTGCTGCAGTTTACACTAAGTTTTTAGCAGCCCTTAATCAAGATGtagaaatgtttaaagaaacaaatagtCTTTCTTAAAGCACACAAAGTAACTGGTGGTGTTGTGCTTCTGGATTGTGTTTGGCAGTGTTTGTTGAATCTTTGTTGTGTCATTGCAGGTTGGCAAAAGCAGCTTTCGATGATGCTATTGCAGAACTGGATACACTGAGTGAAGAAAGCTATAAGGACTCTACACTTATCATGCAGTTGTTACGTGATAACCTGACACTATGGACTTCAGACATGCAGGGTGATGGTAAGTGAGTCCTGCTGGAAAAGCTCATCCTGACCAAGGATGGTGGAGAGACTTTGATAGTTTACTTCTGTCTCTCTGAATAATGACCCTCCTGTCCTACCTGAGCACTGGATCAGGTGATGGGGGTGACACTGGACTCTTGAGCAGCCTCCCAGCTCTCACTTGAAGGAAGGAGGTGTGGAATTAGCAAGAGTTGGTTGTTCTTCCATCCCCCTGTGGCAGCTGGGATTACTGTAAAAACAGTGACttcatttatttcatcttttctttctgcttgtcATGCTCATCTCTGGCTGTCATTCCAGCCAGATGTGAACCTCCAGTGCAGGAGGAAGGACTGGAAATGCTTTAGTTCCCCTTCATTCCAGGTCATTCCATATTCTCATTGCCAGAGCAAATGCCAAATATGTTCCCTGGCAGTACCAGAGGGTGGGACATGGATTGCTTCTGTTCACTAGCAAAGGATAGTACAAATTTTTGAAGTGGTTTTGGCACACTGAATGGACTTTACCAACACTTAAACTTTCACATACTATGCTTAGTATAAGTCTGTTCATTTTAgggtttttccttttggagAGACAAGTGAAAAGAGCTGACTTTCTTTTAACTTGAAGGGGAAGAAATACATCCTGTTAAGATTATTTTGGGTACCTACAAATGCCCAGAGCTTAGAAAGAACACTGCTGAACCTCACATAAACATGTGAGAGTCTTAAATTTTTGGTAAGCTGTTCCTTGTAGCCACAGCATTCCTGGGGTACTTCATTGGTGGTGTGTCcatttgaaagcaaatgcaGAATCTTTTAACTTTTCCCCAATTCCCTATTTTTACATGGGTCatgggtttattttgttgttaCTCCATAGCTTCTCACTCCCTCTTTGGGCTGCTGAGACTGGGAATGTTGTAAATGTGTGTGGTCTTGGCTCCTGCTTTACTCCACATCCCAGTGTTTAAGGCTTTTGCACCTCCTTTTTCAAGGATTATCTCATGGTGCAGGATGGACCCTGGATGGATCTGTAGACTTTTCTCTAAACAATGCAGTTGCTGAATGCCTTCCTTGCCATGGGTAGGCACTGGAGAAGAGAAGTTTGTTTCAAGTTCccacaatttaaaaacaacctttacttttttttattggaG
It encodes:
- the YWHAE gene encoding 14-3-3 protein epsilon isoform X2 — its product is MDDREDLVYQAKLAEQAERYDEMVESMKKVAGMDVELTVEERNLLSVAYKNVIGARRASWRIISSIEQKEENKGGEDKLKMIREYRQMVETELKLICCDILDVLDKHLIPAANTGESKVFYYKMKGDYHRYLAEFATGNDRKEAAENSLVAYKAASDIAMTELPPTHPIRLGLALNFSVFYYEILNSPDRACRLAKAAFDDAIAELDTLSEESYKDSTLIMQLLRDNLTLWTSDMQGDDS
- the YWHAE gene encoding 14-3-3 protein epsilon isoform X1, whose amino-acid sequence is MDDREDLVYQAKLAEQAERYDEMVESMKKVAGMDVELTVEERNLLSVAYKNVIGARRASWRIISSIEQKEENKGGEDKLKMIREYRQMVETELKLICCDILDVLDKHLIPAANTGESKVFYYKMKGDYHRYLAEFATGNDRKEAAENSLVAYKAASDIAMTELPPTHPIRLGLALNFSVFYYEILNSPDRACRLAKAAFDDAIAELDTLSEESYKDSTLIMQLLRDNLTLWTSDMQGDGEEQNKEALQDVEDENQ